The window CTTATGAGGATGGGTGGTTTGTAACGGTCAGAATACTTGAACCTGAAAAACTTGATCTGCTTATGGATGAGCCTGAATACAAAGCTTATACAAAAAGCCTCAAGAAAAAACGAAAGAAACCATGAAACATACATTCAAAGTGAAAACCCGTTCACAGACTGAATTGATAGATATAACGGGAGAAATTCAAAATATCGTGAAAAATTCGAGATTGGATCAGGGCATGTGCACCGTCTTTTCTCCTCACACAACATCCGGAATAACTATCAACGAAAATGCTGACCCCTCGGTCAAAGCAGACATTTTACAGGGACTGAACAAACTGATACCCATGGATGATAATTACGCGCATGCTGAGGGCAATTCCGCAGCTCACATTAAGACTTCTCTCGTTGGGTCATCTGAAGCCGTCCCGATCTCCGGGGGAGCCCTTGCCCTCGGTAGATGGCAGGGTATTTTTCTCTGTGAATTTGATGGGCCTCGAACGAGAGATGTACAGGTTCAATTGTCGGGAAACCCGTAGGGTTTGAGATAAAGTACCATTCTTCTTAGTTCGTCAGAGATCATTCCTGACAATTGATGCTTACGAATAGCAGACAGAGAGGTAACCGCTGAATATACTCATTGTATAAAGGTTTTCTGATAAAATCCGGGAAAAAAGGAGCGAGTCTACCATTAACCAGGCTTTGGTTTTAGAAAAATATAAAACCAGATCGTTTTTAGTATATTCGGCGAAATGAGTATGGATTTAAGGATTACCTCCGACATCTTTAATGAAAAATTGGTCTTCAAAATTTTTTATTTGTGCTCAGGAGTACCCGTGATCACAAATAGCTGATTCGTGCTTGAACGAAAACTGCCCATCTGCTACACTGCTGTAATAATTCCGCAATCCTCAAGTATCTTGCTGTATACCGGTTACGAGATTTGCGCACCTTATGTCTGAGCAGTTTTGATTCAAGCACAGGATTTCCGTTCAAGCACTACTTAGTTGCTTACATTCGTCTTACACAAGATGCACGATGATGGCCGTTGGAAATTAAGAGATTTGTTCAAGGTATTTCTTTTCTATTTTCTCATGATGATGGGAATACCGGTTCTTTTACAAATTGTAAAAAAACTTTTCGGACTTGATATATCTGAATTTATCAGACAAAATGTTACACTTCTCAGTATCTCCCTGGTTGTTAATATTCTCACTTGCCTCTATGTGTTTTATACCGTCCGTGTAGGTTACAATCAACCGTTGCGGGTGCTGGGCTTGACAGCCGATAACTGGAAATCCGATGCCTGGAAGGGCCTTAAACATTACATTGTGGTTCTCCCTGTCATTCTTTTCGCAGGTTATGTGGTAAATTATGTCTCAGAATTATTTGGTGTTCCACCTGACAATCAGGAAATTATTACAAAATTTTTAGAAGAAGAGTCGATACCCGTACTCGTTTTTATGGTACTTTTTGGAACATTGGCAGCACCTATTGTTGAAGAAATTCTTTTTCGAGGTTTCCTTCAGCCGGTAATTAGGCCTGCCCTTGGCAAAACAGGCACAATTATTGTCAGCGGCGGGATCTTTGCGCTGGTACATTTGAATGCACATGTTTTTCTTCAAATTTTTATTTTAGGATTGTTATTGGCCTATTTATTTGAGCAAACAAAGTCATTGATAGCACCGATAACCGTTCATCTGTTGCATAATTCTATTACATTAGTTTTTCTCTTATCATATAAGCAATTTTTAAAAGGCCATGTTTAAGAACATTGAAGAACAGTTAGAGATCATCAGGCGGGGCAGCGTCGACATCGTTCGGGAAGAAGAGCTTGTTGAGAAACTCAGGAGATCAATAAAAACACACACTCCTCTGCGTATAAAGCTGGGCCTTGATCCCACCGCACCAGATATACATATTGGAAACGCAGTACCGATCCATAAGTTACGCCATTTTCAGCAACTGGGGCATACCGCAATACTTATCATCGGGGACTATACGGCTCTGGTAGGTGACCCTACCGGGGTAAACAGGACAAGACCTCAGCTGACTCACAAAGAAATAAAAGAAAACACAAAAACTTATTTAAACCAGCTGGGGAAGATATTAAATTTAGAAAAAACAGAAATCCATTACAACAGTAAGTGGTTTAGTAAAATGAAATTTATGGAAGTAATCTCGCTGGCCTCAAAGATGACGGTAGCAAGGATGTTAGAACGGGATGATTTCACAAAAAGATACAATTCCGGAGTCCCCATAAGCCTTCATGAATTCATTTACCCGTTAATGCAGGGATATGATTCTATAATGATTAGAAGTGACGTAGAGATAGGAGGTACCGATCAGACATTTAGTTTACTCGTGGGTCGTGATCTGCAGAGAGATAAGAACATGGAGCCACAGGTTGCTCTTACCACTCCACTGCTCGAAGGAATCGATGGTAATAAAAAAATGAGCAAGAGTCTTGGCAACTATATTGGAATATGTGATGAACCAAAAGAGATTTTCGGTAAAGCAATGTCCATTCCCGACAATCTCATGCGTAAATATTTTGAATTAGCTACAGATGCCACATTCGATGAAATAGACCGCTGCTTAAGTGACCATCCGCGGCAGGCGAAAGTCAATCTGGGGAAAGCCATTATCCGTCGTTATCACACTGAAGAAACAACTGAAAGGGTAGCAGAAGAATTTGACAGGATTTTTAAAGAACGGAAGCTCCCAGATGATATCCCGCAAATTACCCTTTCTCAAGAAGCGGTTGCTGATCAAAAACTGTGGCTGGTAAAACTGCTGGTGTTAACCGGTTTCGCAAATACAAACGGAGAAGCAAGAAGATTGATAACTCAGGGTGGTGTAAGTATTGACGACAAGACTTTAACCGATCCGTCTCTTGAGGTTTTCATAAAAACAGGAATGATCCTCAAGGTAGGAAAACGTCGTTTCGCAAAAATTATACTCATCTCATAATGGTTTTCGGATAAAATCCGAGATAAATTTGAGCGAGTATACCTTCACCAGGATTTGGTTTCCAGTAAAACCGAAAACCAAATCGGTTTTAGTATATCATCAATAGAACCTCTTGATTACCACATTTTTTTTAAGTTTTTGCAGGTATTCCCTCTTCTTTTTAAGAAACTCATCACGGAAAAGTATCTGATAAATTTTGTCTTGCGCCTCTTCAAAAGAGAGAGTTTTGGCGTGGATAATATCCTCAACTTTAAAGATGTGGTATCCGATGGCTGTCTCGACAACCTTGCTGATTTCATCTTTCCTGAGCTTCATAATATCTTCGACAAGGTCTTTCCTGAAATCCTTTACTTCATCAAACCCCCACAAACCACCCTTGTATGAGTGTGGACCTTCAGAAAATTCCTTGGCAATATCAGCAAATATTTCGCCATCCTCCAGTTTTTTCAGGAGCGTTTCAGCAAACGTTTTTGCCTCTTCACGTGAATCATAACTCGAAAATCTCACCAATATCTGCCGGAAACTCAGGCTCCCCTCTTCTGAATAATCATCAATATGCTCTTCATAATAACGTTTCATTCTTCTGGGAGTGACGATTATCTTTCTGTACACATTCTCACGTAGAATTTCATCAACCATTATGTCTTTCTTTAACTCAGCTCTCTTTTTCATGGGATTAATACCCTGTTTGTGAGCCAAATCATAAAATTTAAAAAGTGAGCCGACTTCATCGATGGCTCCTTTTACAAATGACTCTAATTGTTTTTCAACCGATTCAGATTTTGCGGGATCAGAAAGAATGGTCTTCTCTGCTTCCTGTACGAGGATTCTTCTGTCAATTAATTCTTCAACAGCGTTATAAATCAATTCTTGCTTCTTTCGTAACAGCTCTTCTCCGGTATAGTTCTCTTCTGCGAGATAAAAGGCCTCGGCTACACGGCTTCTCACTTCAAATTCTGTAATTATCTCACCATTGACAATGACTCGTACTGCTTTCAGGTTATCGGCATTCACGTGGTATAAACAAAAAAACTGGAGAAGTATAAATACGGATAATCTTAAAGATTTCATGCAGTTCCCTCCGGAAACAATTTTACTTTTTAAGTGGATGAACGAAAGCTACCCATCTACTGCGTTGCTGTAAAAATTCCTTAATCCTCACGTACTTGAGTACGCTCCGGTTACGAAATTTTTACGCGTCTTGTATCTGGGCAGTTTTCGTTCATCCACTGGAGCTCTGTGCAAACATTATTTAGACGAACTTTCCCTTTTATTGTATGGAAGCATATCTAAACTTATTAATTATAACATTTATGGATTGAAAAGCAAATTTGTTCGAGATACATTTACAATACATTTCCTGTCTAATAGACGAGACTGCCCACAGCATGAAACGGCTATGGGTTGAGCAACCTTTTTACGAAACCGGCAATGTCTTCAGAAGACATACTCTTTCCGGGCAATCTAAGATATAATTCATTATTGTCCAGCACCTTCACCTCTCCTTGCGAATTGTTGAAAAGAGATTCAGCCTTCTTCATGTTTTCGAAGAAGAAGATAATTGCACCATTGACTCTTTTCAGAGAACGGATGTGATTATTTTGCGCTCCTATCCTGATCTCACTTTCTGTAAAAAGATTTTTCACTGGTTTCGGAATACGACCAAACCTGTCACTCACCTCTTTTTCCAATTCAATAACTCCCTGAAGAGAAGATAAACGGTTTATCTTCCGGTAGATGCCTATCCGCAATTTGAGGTCGGAAATATAAAAAACGGGAATATATGCTTCCAGGTGTAAATGTATGTGTACATCAGCATATACAGAAACAGATTCGTTCTTCGCCTTGCGAATGGCTATTTCCAGGAGCCGGCAAAACATTTCATATCCAACCGCTTCTATATGTCCGTGTTGCTGTACACCGATGATATTGCCGGCACCACGGATCTCAAGATCGCGCATCGCTATCTTAAAACCGGCCCCCAGTTCTGAAAAGTCAACGATGGCTTTTAACCTCTTTTCAGCCTCGGGAGTAATTGGCCTGTTTTGAGGCAGTATAAGATACGTATAAGCTCGATGTTTATACCTTCCCACTCTCCCACGCAGCTGATGCAGATCGGCCAGGCCGAAAGCATCTGCACGATTGATAAAGATCGTGTTCACATTCGGGATGTCAAGACCTGATTCAATTATAGTAGTTGAAACGAGAATATCAGATTTGCGATTAACAAACTCAACCATTATCTTTTCCAGTTCTCTTTCCGACATCTGACCATGGCCTACCGAAATTCTTGCTTCAGGTACTATTCTTTTCAAGAGTGAGGCAACAGCATGAATATTTTTTACTCGATTGTGGACAAAATAAATTTGACCGTCACGATTCAACTCACGGACTATTGCTTTCCTGATCAAGGTTGTATCAAATCGGATTAACTGTGTTTTAATCGATTGCCGTGCCTGCGGCGGGGTGTTTAACGAAGATATATCTCTGGCACCCAACAGGGACATATGCAAGGTGCGCGGGATTGGCGTTGCGGTTAATGTGAGAACATCAACCGTCTCTCGAAATCTTTTTAATCTTTCTTTGTGTTGGACACCAAATCTCTGCTCTTCATCAATAATGACCAGGCCTATATCTCTGAAGATGACATCTTTTTGTACCAACCGATGTGTCCCGATAACAATATCCAACCTTCCGTTTTCCAGCTCTTCCAGGATGCTCTTCTGCTCTTTGCGGGTTTTAAATCTGCACAACATATCAATCCGAATCGGATAGTCCGCCATCCTTTCAGAAAAAGTTCGATAATGTTGTTGTGCCAGAAGGGTTGTAGGTACCAAAACAGCAACCTGCTTACCATACATAACCACTTTGAACGCTGCCCTGATTGCTATCTC is drawn from Candidatus Scalindua sp. and contains these coding sequences:
- a CDS encoding secondary thiamine-phosphate synthase enzyme YjbQ — translated: MKHTFKVKTRSQTELIDITGEIQNIVKNSRLDQGMCTVFSPHTTSGITINENADPSVKADILQGLNKLIPMDDNYAHAEGNSAAHIKTSLVGSSEAVPISGGALALGRWQGIFLCEFDGPRTRDVQVQLSGNP
- a CDS encoding peptidyl-prolyl cis-trans isomerase, which translates into the protein MKSLRLSVFILLQFFCLYHVNADNLKAVRVIVNGEIITEFEVRSRVAEAFYLAEENYTGEELLRKKQELIYNAVEELIDRRILVQEAEKTILSDPAKSESVEKQLESFVKGAIDEVGSLFKFYDLAHKQGINPMKKRAELKKDIMVDEILRENVYRKIIVTPRRMKRYYEEHIDDYSEEGSLSFRQILVRFSSYDSREEAKTFAETLLKKLEDGEIFADIAKEFSEGPHSYKGGLWGFDEVKDFRKDLVEDIMKLRKDEISKVVETAIGYHIFKVEDIIHAKTLSFEEAQDKIYQILFRDEFLKKKREYLQKLKKNVVIKRFY
- a CDS encoding CPBP family intramembrane metalloprotease translates to MLTFVLHKMHDDGRWKLRDLFKVFLFYFLMMMGIPVLLQIVKKLFGLDISEFIRQNVTLLSISLVVNILTCLYVFYTVRVGYNQPLRVLGLTADNWKSDAWKGLKHYIVVLPVILFAGYVVNYVSELFGVPPDNQEIITKFLEEESIPVLVFMVLFGTLAAPIVEEILFRGFLQPVIRPALGKTGTIIVSGGIFALVHLNAHVFLQIFILGLLLAYLFEQTKSLIAPITVHLLHNSITLVFLLSYKQFLKGHV
- the tyrS gene encoding tyrosine--tRNA ligase, whose amino-acid sequence is MFKNIEEQLEIIRRGSVDIVREEELVEKLRRSIKTHTPLRIKLGLDPTAPDIHIGNAVPIHKLRHFQQLGHTAILIIGDYTALVGDPTGVNRTRPQLTHKEIKENTKTYLNQLGKILNLEKTEIHYNSKWFSKMKFMEVISLASKMTVARMLERDDFTKRYNSGVPISLHEFIYPLMQGYDSIMIRSDVEIGGTDQTFSLLVGRDLQRDKNMEPQVALTTPLLEGIDGNKKMSKSLGNYIGICDEPKEIFGKAMSIPDNLMRKYFELATDATFDEIDRCLSDHPRQAKVNLGKAIIRRYHTEETTERVAEEFDRIFKERKLPDDIPQITLSQEAVADQKLWLVKLLVLTGFANTNGEARRLITQGGVSIDDKTLTDPSLEVFIKTGMILKVGKRRFAKIILIS